AATCACCTTGTCCAAGCAGTAAATACCGCTTGATTGCAAGACAATGTTCTTTGAACTTATACTGTATGTGCATAACATCCAACAAATGCTTATCAATCCTCTTTGCTGCTTCATCAACCAAAGACTCAAGGGCATCGGTTTCACCATATCCCAAGCTCCCTCTTCTTGTTGTGGTcccagcagcagcagcagcttCTGTTGCAGTATCAGCCCAACCGCGATCCTCACAACAAACACGAAGAAAATTGATTGACTTACCAGTCCTTAAAATGCGCTGAGCAAGAGATTGTGAAATAAAAGATGGGAGCATCCCAGCATGGAGCCTGTAACCATCTCTCCAAAGAGACTCCGCTTTCACCGGCTGACCCACAAcaaaaaattcagcaaaaatatCCTCCAACTCCCCTTCTAAAACCCAACTCCTCACCATCTCAAAAAGCGGAGAACAAACCCGCCGGAGCAAACGCCTCATGAACTCGTGAACCAGCGGATCACCATGCTGGGCATGCAAATGAATAGCCCCAGCCATTGCCCCACCCCTCAAAACCCTACACTTATCAACCAAAACAGCCATCAACCTCATTTTCACCATCGGCTCAGCAAACCATACTGACAACCTCCTCAACGAAAGATAATTCTCAGAGCTCACCTTTTCAGAAACCAATGGAATAGGATTCATCGACTGTGCTTCGAGCACTGCCAACAACTTATAGTAATCCGAAAGCTCATCTTGCAATGCGGCACAAAAGGCCTGCCCTACAGTTCCCACATCCTCAGCTGGAAACCGATCCATACTCTCCGAAATATACCCTTTAACCTTCCTAAACAACCAACCCAATTCACAAAGCTTCCGGACCATAATCCGGGTTGCTCTAGGAGCCTTAACTAAATCAGACAAAACATACCCATCAGCAGTTTTATCAAATTTCACATACTTCCCATCAATCCCTTGACAAGCATACAACACATCCCTCACCAAAACCTCTTCACGAACCTCATTCTCTTCTTTAACGAAGTTCACAAACTCCCTAAACGCAATTTCACGCCGATTTTCGGGGTCTTTAGAAACCAACAAAACCCCATTTTCCCAACCGTTTTGTTTTCTACTTGAAACCCTCGAATCAGACAAATTAGGCAATAAAACCGAAGAATCCAACAACTGGGTTCTCGCGGAATTCTTATCATGGGCAATGATTTTGAGCAAATAAAGGACAGCCCATTTGTTATTAACACTACCAGGTCCAGTCTTTGAAGCGAATTTGGAGTAAAGGTCAGCGAAAGTGAGGGCTTCAGAGGACTTACCTTGAGTGGCGAGACGGCGCTTGATGGACTCAGCAATGGCGGCGGCGTCAGGAGCAATGGAAGGTGTCATTCGGCTGGAGAGAATGCGAAATGCGTAGCGAAGAGAGTTGGCGAAATCGGTGGAGTTTGAGTCAATGGGTTGGGAATCGGAGGTGGGTTTTTGGGAAAGTAAGCGAAGGACGAGCTCTTTTATCAGATCTGACACTTTTTGATGGTCTTCTTCTTCCATTGCTGCAAATGGGTTTTCAAGGAAATGGTGAAAATTTTtcgttgttgtttttttttttttcttttcaaatcttGTGAGCGAGTGATAAGGGTTTTTACTTTGTGCCTCTGTGTTTATTTTATGTGGGCGCGGAAATGAGCAAGTACTTTTTGAAATTGGGAATTTTGTTGATAAAGATTGGAGGGTACACTAACACTACACACTGCTTTTGCTATGAGTCTGGTGAGTGTGAGCACAGCATTCAGGTGCAGCTGCTGTTGCAATTGAAATTGATATTCCAACGACCAGGTCTATTTTACTCTATACTCTAAACGACATGATTATCAATTGGCAAGTTGAGCATTTTCAAggatattttaaagaaaaaaaaattgaatatataaaaaCCATTTTCTGATTATTTCATAACCAAAGCATTATTAATGTTTcttattatttcaaattattgtATGAAGGAaaactttaatttataatatgaatattaataagtaaaaaatcaatctaaaatttatttaaaaaataaaatgtattaagACCCTTGAACTTTTTATGTTGTTGCAGTTGCGGTTATATCCTTAactttttcttctccaaaaactGCAGTGTTGTACTAAAAAGACCAAATTTACACATTCTTcatctatttaaattttttttcccaccactagttaaaaaaaaggggagtgTTATTGTGGTtctatatacaaacacaatcattataaatacctattaataactatcataattgTCGAACTATATATTTAGgggaaaatcattttttattggatatgtaACAAAGTAAATAGTACTTAACTTTCAAGTGTAATAGCATCCTTCATGATGCttgtgcttttttctttttttcttttttctctataaaTGATTTGAACCCCATCTTCCCTCTCCCCCATTAtctatttatctaaaaaaattaaaactaaatacATAGATACATAGGATAGATACTTTGGTAATAGTCTAATGATAATAACATCTTTTGTAATTCCTCATATATGTTATTTGAACTATATATCTCCTCTTCCCGCAATATCTACCTctttcaaaacacacacattCGATAGCATAAGCCACCATGGGGAGGAATATTTTGGGTAGAATGGCAAAGGAATCCAATAAACCGAACCATGGGTGGTTGAGCacttgaattctttttttaatatggttTGATGGTACCCATTTCAAAACACGCACACATGACGGTATAAGCCACCATGGAAAGGAAGATTTTGGATAGAATGGCAAGGGAATCCAATAAACCGGATCATGGGTGGTTGAGAACTTGAATTCTTTTTTGATATGGCTTGATGGCTATAAGTTATAACAATTAACAAGGGGGGAAGAGTTGGAACCTCATTTTCTTTCCTTGTAAAGAAGAGCAATATTTTACGATAAGATTTGGTTGATAAAGTTGATAAGTGTGAAAACAACGTATATAATTTCTTTCACATTGAATAATATAagcatcttctcaaaaaaaaaaaaaaaagaataatataagCAACTAtcaatattattctttttatccaatttataatcataattttgaaacttgattacATGATATCAATTATCAAATGGAAGTGGTTGAGTTAATAGTAATGtctgttcttaaaaaaaaataatagtaatgtCTGGGTAAATATTAATTTTGGATCCAGATTTATTGATGACTGAGATTAaaagttaaccaaaaaaaaaaagtccactTTTAATCTTAATCTttggattagaaaataaatttaacttttcaagtttttacttttttttttttttttataacttttaaacTTTTGCATCCCACACCAACATAGTAATCGCACGCAACAATAATTGCACAGGATTTGAATTTCAGATTCCataatttctatattattttgatttcGTTTGCTCGTCACAAGTCCCAATcatagttatcaaaaaaaaagtcccactatttttattttttatactcgGTTCAGTTTTGATAACTATGATTGGGAAGAATATAGAAGTCTAACAAGTACACGATATCTTAGTTAAGAGTTAGAAGACTGAGCAACATTGCCATTTGGAGAATACGTTTGATGTATTGAGGAGGTATCATATGAAGCTTAACCTTCTAAGTTTGTCTCTAGGGTCTTATCATGTAATTTCTCATATTTATGGTTTCGGAAAGAGGGATCAAGACCAACCTCGAAAAGATAACAAGTTGTTATATAGACACAAGTACACAACCCATAAGACCACCAAAGAGTTGCAGCGATTAACAAGAAGGCTTGCAACACTTCTTCTGTTTTTTTGATACCAGAGAAAACGTGCATTAAACAAAAGGAAACCTTACAGCAAAGTTCACGAGGCTTGCAACACTTAAATTGATTCATTTCACGAGCAACAACCAAGTGTGAAAGCAACATCTGGTAAAAATGTTAGGAATTTTAGAGTTTCAATGAAGAATATCTACACGATcattaaaattcttttaatcactcaattttatattaaatattcaaattcatgttggataaaatgacatttatttatcCAGGTTAAATGAGTGTGTCAAAATTGATCAACCTGTCTTCACACAAATAATGAACTAGCTCATTTCAGATTGATTGCGGGTTAAGCATATCATTATGGAATTAATCCAACTATTAATCATATCAAAGCAAGTCGACCTGTTTTGACATGAACCCATTTACACTATACGCTACCTTGCAAATAAGTGTGTCATGTTTAGGAGTTGTGCCAAACATTGTCAAtcttatatataattacatCTATATGTCAATTTTAGATACAAAACTAATACAATGCAAATCACAAAGATTAGCAACTGGTATATAGAGATTTACAAACTAGatttataattgttatattAGGGGTGTGTGCAATGCGGTGCGGTGCagtttttgggtcatttttaatACTGCATTTTGCAGTGCGGTTTAACTAAAACCATAACTGTGCCGCACCTTATTTTTGCGGCCACATGTGCGATGTGGTGTGGTTTAGAGTTTAACTAAAACTATAACTGCACTGCACCTCATTTTTGCGGTATTATATATAAGATGCGGTTTGAAGTCTgtgtatttttcaaattttgggcttttcctaCCTAGCCCAAAACTAATTGTTCCCTTTCTTTTGggccaagttttaaattattcagctagtttttctttattttgggttggcttTTCTAGTTAACACTTGATAGAGttat
The DNA window shown above is from Quercus lobata isolate SW786 chromosome 7, ValleyOak3.0 Primary Assembly, whole genome shotgun sequence and carries:
- the LOC115953505 gene encoding gamma-tubulin complex component 3-like: MEEEDHQKVSDLIKELVLRLLSQKPTSDSQPIDSNSTDFANSLRYAFRILSSRMTPSIAPDAAAIAESIKRRLATQGKSSEALTFADLYSKFASKTGPGSVNNKWAVLYLLKIIAHDKNSARTQLLDSSVLLPNLSDSRVSSRKQNGWENGVLLVSKDPENRREIAFREFVNFVKEENEVREEVLVRDVLYACQGIDGKYVKFDKTADGYVLSDLVKAPRATRIMVRKLCELGWLFRKVKGYISESMDRFPAEDVGTVGQAFCAALQDELSDYYKLLAVLEAQSMNPIPLVSEKVSSENYLSLRRLSVWFAEPMVKMRLMAVLVDKCRVLRGGAMAGAIHLHAQHGDPLVHEFMRRLLRRVCSPLFEMVRSWVLEGELEDIFAEFFVVGQPVKAESLWRDGYRLHAGMLPSFISQSLAQRILRTGKSINFLRVCCEDRGWADTATEAAAAAGTTTRRGSLGYGETDALESLVDEAAKRIDKHLLDVMHIQYKFKEHCLAIKRYLLLGQGDFVQYLMDIVGPELSEPANTISTFKLAGLLETAIRSSNAQYDDPDILDRLRVKMMPHGTGDRGWDVFSLEYDARVPLDTVFTESVMARYLKIFNFLWKLRRVEHGLIGAWKTMKPNCITSHSFNKLQQAVKLQLLSTLRRCQVLWVDMNHFVTNLQYYIMFEVLEVSWSNFLSEMEVAKDLDDLLAAHEKYLHSIVEKSLLGERSQTLCKSLFVLFDLILRFRSHADRLYEGIHELQARTMESSLPSRDKSKSRRQLGDKSSDPGSWIGEGRKALTQRAGEFLRNMGLDLDAIAKEYSSLLEGFISQLPVQQHVDLKFLLFRLDFTEFYTRSGPSL